In Pseudomonadota bacterium, the sequence TCTCTCGATGCAAAGATTATTGTAAAAGTTCCTGAAAATGACTACCTTTTATTAAAAAAATTAGGTGACGAACTTAAAGACGTTTTTATTGTGTCACAGATAGAGCTACAAATGGGGAATGAAATGGAGATAACCATATTAAAGGCAGACGGCGAAAAATGCGAAAGATGTTGGCAATACGCAACTAATATTAAAAAGACAGGGCAATTCCCCAACGTATGTGAAAGATGCGAAGATATCTTGTCTTCCTTATAGCCCCCATTATCTTTTTTCTTGATAGATGGGTAAAACTAATTATTGTTGAAAAATTAACCTACCTGGAAAGTATTAAACTTACACCATTTTTTTCCATTGTCCACGCAAGAAATTATGGAGGCGTTTTTGGATTCCTTTCTCAATACCAATTCGCCAAATACATCTTTACAATTTTCCCTTTGCTCATTATAGCCGTGCTCATATATATTATTCTAACACATAAATTTGTATTTCCAAAAACGCTTTCTTTATTATGCATACTCTCCGGAGCGATAGGAAATATATACGATAGGATATCCTATGGTTACGTAATAGATTTT encodes:
- the lspA gene encoding signal peptidase II — translated: MRRYLVFLIAPIIFFLDRWVKLIIVEKLTYLESIKLTPFFSIVHARNYGGVFGFLSQYQFAKYIFTIFPLLIIAVLIYIILTHKFVFPKTLSLLCILSGAIGNIYDRISYGYVIDFLDAYYKGYHWPAFNVADISITFGICLWLYVELINSIKGSKKMGDRP